Proteins from one Rosa chinensis cultivar Old Blush chromosome 7, RchiOBHm-V2, whole genome shotgun sequence genomic window:
- the LOC112179933 gene encoding probable phospholipid hydroperoxide glutathione peroxidase: MATTEAPKTIYDFTVKDAKGNDVDLSVYKGKVLLIVNVASKCGLTNSNYAELNQLYEKYKDQGFEILAFPCNQFGAQEPGSNEEIEEFVCTRFKSEFPIFDKIEVNGDNSAPLYKFLKLGKWGFFKDDIQWNFTKFLVDRDGKVADRYYPTTAALSLEHGIKTLLGVS; encoded by the exons ATGGCGACCACTGAGGCCCCAAAGACGATCTACGACTTCACTGTCAAG GATGCTAAGGGGAATGATGTGGATCTTAGCGTTTACAAGGGAAAAGTTCTGCTCATTGTCAATGTTGCTTCCAAATG TGGACTGACAAACTCAAACTACGCGGAGCTGAATCAACTATATGAAAAGTataaagatcaag GATTCGAGATACTAGCTTTTCCTTGCAATCAGTTTGGTGCACAGGAACCGGGAAGTAATGAAGAGATTGAAGAGTTTGTCTGCACTCgtttcaaatcagaatttccgaTATTTGACAAG ATTGAAGTAAATGGTGATAACTCTGCTCCACTGTACAAGTTCTTGAAGTTAGGCAAATGGGGTTTCTTTAAAGATGATATTCAGTGGAACTTTACCAAGTTTCTAGTTGACAGAGATGGGAAGGTTGCTGATCGCTATTACCCTACAACTGCTGCCCTTAGCCTCGAG CATGGCATAAAGACGCTGTTGGGAGTCTCATGA
- the LOC112179932 gene encoding probable phospholipid hydroperoxide glutathione peroxidase, with protein MATQATETPKTIYDLTVKDAKGNYVDLSVYKGKVLLIVNVASKCGLTNSNYTELNQLYQQYKDQGLEILAFPCNQFGEEEPGSNKEIEDFVCTRFKSEFPIFDKIDVNGDNAAPLYKFLKSGKRGVFGDDIQWNFSKFLVDKDGIVAHRYYPTTAALSLECDIKKLLGVS; from the exons ATGGCAACCCAAGCTACTGAGACCCCCAAAACAATTTATGACCTCACTGTCAAG GATGCCAAGGGAAATTATGTGGATCTTAGTGTGTACAAGGGGAAAGTTCTACTGATTGTCAATGTTGCTTCCAAATG TGGACTGACCAACTCGAATTACACGGAGCTGAATCAACTATATCAACAGTATAAAGACCAAG GCTTGGAGATACTGGCGTTTCCTTGCAATCAGTTTGGTGAAGAGGAACCAGGAAGTAATAAAGAGATTGAAGACTTTGTCTGCACTCgtttcaaatcagaatttccaatATTTGACAAG ATTGATGTAAATGGTGATAATGCTGCTCCATTGTACAAGTTCTTGAAGTCAGGCAAACGGGGAGTCTTTGGAGATGACATTCAATGGAACTTTTCGAAGTTTCTAGTTGACAAGGATGGGATAGTTGCTCACCGCTATTACCCTACAACTGCCGCCCTTAGCCTTGAG TGTGACATAAAGAAGCTGTTGGGAGTCTCATGA